A window of the Osmia bicornis bicornis unplaced genomic scaffold, iOsmBic2.1, whole genome shotgun sequence genome harbors these coding sequences:
- the LOC114882037 gene encoding uncharacterized protein LOC114882037: MTQVENADTPGFYLPHHAVIKPSSTTTKLRVVFDGSAKTSNGLSLNDALMVGPTIQDDLFSLLLRFRMHAFVITGDIEKMYRQFLVRAEDRAYQRILWRDDRGNLKTFELNVITFGLSSAPYLAIRCLHQLADDEQDKFPNATAIVKRDLYVDDLLTGADTLEEVRHIQNQIGKLLRKGGLNIRQWASNEPNLLAGIDADQIHPKIFGDTAIMKTLGLSWDARNDTIRYTVELPATNKVSKRTILSTIAKIFDPLGTLGPVTITAKLLMQRLWQLKVNWDESLPANIHTEWTTYATELQTLNNVEFSRHAALRESQRMEIHGFCDASERAYGACLYLRSINRSGLIETRLLCAKSRVAPLKSITLARLELCGAVLLTSLYATVRKAITHNIHEVFLWTDSTIVLNWINKQPCTLKTFVANRVAEIQKTTDIAFWRHVKSEDNPADLVSRGVTPAQFLHNSLWFHGPKWFSTDQTKWPESRYSTSNELPELKKLTCLVTSTIRSDEILTRYSCIKKLTRIVAYCLRFRPNRRIAGPLTVEEIRDANLKIITLVQYNTFQQDIKDLKTGKFHPKSKLRSLHPFLDKRGMLRVGGRLQHSNLPFAQKHPILLPRGNHLTDLIIRESHVKNHHSGVTATLYNVRQKYWPIDGKNTTRKIIRQCVKCFRVNPPAVEYLMGNLPAARVTENRPFYNCGVDYCGPFYIKERRYRNRARVKTYVAIFTCFATKAVHLEVASDLTTEAFIAAFKRFIARRGLCRNVYSDNGTNFIGADNELSELYKTLSDDERLRRFLTDKEISWHFMPALSPHFGGLWEAAVKSFKHHVRRVVGDELFTFEQFNTFVIETEAILNSRPLTPLSTDPNDPSALTPGHLLIGNSLTCPAETDFRTTPTNRLSHWQHIQKVKQDFWSRWHKEYIHQLNVRQKWTTGSHNIKEGTVVVLKEDNLPPLCWHLGRIQQVNPGADRIIRAVTVRTANGVYKRNVKRLAPLPDAESP, encoded by the coding sequence ATGACGCAGGTAGAAAATGCCGACACACCCGGCTTCTACCTACCACACCACGCGGTCATAAAACCCTCCAGCACGACCACGAAACTCCGCGTAGTTTTCGACGGATCAGCCAAAACAAGCAACGGATTGTCATTGAACGACGCGTTAATGGTAGGCCCTACCATTCAAGACGACCTATTCTCCTTACTCCTACGCTTCAGAATGCATGCATTCGTTATCACCGGAGACATCGAAAAAATGTACCGCCAATTCCTCGTACGAGCGGAGGACCGCGCGTACCAACGCATCTTGTGGAGAGACGACCGCGGCAATCTGAAAACGTTCGAATTAAATGTAATCACGTTCGGACTCTCGTCGGCCCCATATTTAGCGATAAGGTGCCTTCATCAGCTCGCAGATGATGAACAAGACAAATTCCCAAACGCAACAGCAATTGTTAAGCGAGATTTATACGTCGACGATCTCCTCACCGGTGCCGACACCTTAGAAGAAGTTCGGCACATTCAAAACCAAATAGGCAAACTGCTCAGAAAGGGAGGACTTAACATCCGACAGTGGGCATCCAACGAACCAAACCTTCTCGCAGGAATTGATGCGGATCAAATTCATCCAAAAATCTTTGGAGATACTGCGATAATGAAAACATTAGGTTTGTCCTGGGACGCGCGAAATGATACCATTCGATACACCGTCGAGCTTCCGGCCACAAACAAGGTCAGCAAGCGAACCATCTTATCGACCATTGCCAAAATCTTCGATCCATTAGGCACACTTGGACCCGTTACGATCACCGCCAAGCTCTTGATGCAACGTCTTTGGCAATTAAAGGTCAACTGGGATGAATCGCTTCCCGCCAACATCCATACCGAATGGACTACATATGCCACCGAACTACAAACACTCAACAACGTTGAATTCAGTCGTCACGCAGCATTGAGAGAATCTCAACGAATGGAGATTCACGGATTTTGTGATGCAAGCGAACGAGCGTACGGAGCCTGTTTATACTTGCGTTCGATAAATAGATCTGGCCTCATCGAAACGCGCCTCCTTTGTGCGAAATCCCGCGTCGCACCTCTAAAAAGCATCACCCTCGCTCGCTTAGAACTGTGCGGCGCCGTACTACTAACATCGTTATATGCAACCGTCCGCAAGGCCATCACCCACAACATCCACGAAGTGTTTCTATGGACCGATTCCACTATCGTACTAAACTGGATCAACAAACAACCTTGCACGTTAAAAACATTCGTGGCCAATCGCGTAGCTGAGATACAGAAAACAACAGACATCGCGTTTTGGCGCCACGTCAAATCAGAAGACAACCCTGCGGATCTAGTCTCTCGAGGAGTAACACCCGCACAATTCCTCCACAACTCCCTCTGGTTTCACGGACCCAAGTGGTTTTCAACCGATCAGACCAAATGGCCAGAGTCAAGATACAGCACATCGAACGAACTTCCCGAACTAAAGAAACTCACGTGTCTCGTAACCTCAACCATTCGAAGCGACGAAATACTCACTCGGTACTCCTGTATCAAGAAACTCACTCGCATTGTGGCCTACTGTCTTCGTTTTCGCCCCAACCGACGCATCGCCGGACCTTTAACTGTCGAAGAAATTCGAGACGCCAACTTAAAAATCATCACGCTCGTACAATACAATACATTTCAGCAAGATATCAAAGACCTCAAAACCGGAAAATTCCACCCAAAGAGTAAACTTCGGTCTCTCCACCCTTTTCTGGACAAAAGGGGAATGTTACGTGTGGGAGGGCGATTACAACACTCCAATTTACCTTTTGCACAAAAACATCCCATCTTATTACCAAGGGGAAATCATTTAACCGACCTCATCATTCGTGAGTCTCACGTGAAAAATCATCACTCAGGCGTAACGGCAACGTTATATAACGTCCGACAGAAATACTGGCCCATCGACGGAAAAAACACCACACGGAAGATCATTCGTCAATGCGTAAAGTGTTTCCGGGTCAACCCACCCGCCGTCGAATACCTCATGGGTAATCTACCTGCGGCACGCGTCACCGAGAACCGACCGTTCTACAACTGCGGAGTCGACTACTGCGGTCCGTTCTATATCAAAGAAAGACGCTACCGAAACCGAGCTCGAGTCAAAACCTACGTCGCGATTTTTACCTGCTTCGCCACTAAGGCCGTACATCTTGAAGTAGCGAGCGATTTAACAACGGAAGCTTTCATCGCGGCCTTTAAACGTTTCATTGCACGACGAGGACTCTGTCGGAACGTTTACTCCGACAATGGAACAAACTTTATCGGCGCGGACAACGAATTATCGGAACTCTACAAGACCTTATCAGACGACGAGAGGTTGCGTAGATTCCTCACAGATAAGGAAATCTCATGGCATTTCATGCCAGCATTATCACCACATTTCGGCGGATTGTGGGAGGCCGCAGTCAAATCCTTCAAACATCACGTCAGACGGGTAGTCGGCGACGAACTCTTCACATTCGAACAATTCAACacatttgtaattgaaacCGAAGCCATTTTAAATTCTCGCCCGCTCACACCTCTTTCAACCGACCCCAATGACCCATCCGCTCTCACTCCTGGTCATCTCTTGATTGGTAATTCTTTGACTTGCCCTGCCGAGACTGATTTCAGGACAACACCGACCAATAGACTTTCACATTGGCAACACATCCAGAAGGTTAAACAAGACTTCTGGTCTAGATGGCATAAGGAATACATCCATCAACTCAACGTTCGGCAGAAATGGACCACAGGGTCCCACAATATCAAAGAAGGGACAGTGGTCGTTCTCAAAGAAGACAACCTTCCCCCCCTTTGTTGGCACTTGGGTCGCATACAACAAGTGAACCCGGGGGCAGACCGCATCATCCGAGCAGTTACCGTACGAACAGCAAACGGCGTCTACAAGCGGAACGTCAAACGATTAGCACCACTACCCGACGCAGAATCTCCCTAA